One region of Malania oleifera isolate guangnan ecotype guangnan chromosome 6, ASM2987363v1, whole genome shotgun sequence genomic DNA includes:
- the LOC131157245 gene encoding pentatricopeptide repeat-containing protein At4g32430, mitochondrial, translating into MLSRHSHFKCLRRMPSCPSNGRKTFHSYNHAHQVLDQMPHSGIASLNRTMLTCVHRNRQFEALDIFRKQVKWGFAKNIDEVTIAVALKACRGELQPGCQIHGFAISSGFISYLTVSNSLMNMYCKCGQFDRALDIFESLNDPDIVSWNTVLSGFQNGEGALSFALRMNRIGVVFDAVTYTTVLALCSDQEEFLFGFQLHSLILKCGLDCEIFVGNALITMYSRSGCLLEARRVFDGMPNRDVVSWNAIISGYTQEGYCAQEAILAFIEMVRDGMRLDHVSFTSAVSACGHERNLNLGKQVHGLTIKATYETHLSVSNVLISMYSKCEVVEDAKLVFENMTDRNVVSWTTMISMNEEDSVSLFNGMRMDGIYPNDVTFVGLLHAISVRNLVEEGRMIHGFCIKTSFLSELNVSNSFITMYAKHESMKDSMKVFEDLNYRETISWNALISGYAQNGQSQEALRTFFSAIMESQPNQYTFGSILNAIGAADAISLRHGQHCHSHIIKLGLNTDPIVSGALLDMYAKRGSICESQKVFCEIPQRGQVAWTAIISAHTRHGDYDSAMSLFEEMGREGVIPDSITFLAVLTACGRKGMVDMGQQIFNSMVKDHHIEPNPEHYSCIVDMLGRAGRLKEAEEFVDRIPGRPGVSVLQSLLGACRIHGNVDMGRRVADALMEMEPMASGSYVLISNMYAEKGEWEEVAKIRKGMKNRGVRKEIGFSWVDVGDVDDSLCSHGFSSDDMSHPQSEEIYRMAESLGSEMKHLEGGSSCNIVSDGEELEPLYAVG; encoded by the coding sequence ATGCTTTCCCGCCACTCTCACTTCAAATGCCTCCGTAGAATGCCCAGTTGCCCATCCAATGGTAGGAAGACCTTCCACTCGTATAACCATGCccaccaagtgctcgaccaaatGCCTCACTCGGGCATTGCATCTCTCAACCGCACCATGCTCACCTGTGTACATAGGAATCGTCAGTTTGAAGCTCTTGACATCTTCAGGAAACAGGTCAAGTGGGGTTTTGCTAAAAACATTGATGAAGTTACGATAGCTGTCGCTCTCAAGGCATGTCGTGGGGAGCTCCAGCCCGGGTGCCAAATCCATGGCTTTGCGATTTCATCTGGGTTTATTTCATATCTCACCGTCTCGAATTCTTTGATGAATATGTACTGTAAATGTGGGCAATTCGATCGGGCTTTAGATATTTTTGAGAGCTTGAATGACCCTGATATTGTTTCTTGGAACACTGTTCTTTCGGGGTTTCAAAACGGGGAAGGTGCATTGAGTTTCGCCCTTCGAATGAATAGAATCGGGGTTGTCTTTGATGCAGTGACTTATACGACTGTTCTTGCCCTTTGTTCGGACCAGGAGGAGTTTCTCTTTGGATTTCAATTGCATTCTCTTATATTGAAATGTGGTTTAGATTGTGAAATTTTTGTTGGGAATGCCCTCATAACAATGTATTCGAGATCGGGTTGTTTATTGGAAGCTAGGAGAGTGTTTGATGGAATGCCCAATAGAGATGTAGTATCTTGGAATGCTATTATTTCGGGGTACACTCAGGAGGGATATTGTGCACAAGAAGCAATTCTTGCTTTTATTGAAATGGTCAGAGATGGAATGAGGCTTGATCATGTCTCATTCACAAGTGCAGTTTCAGCCTGTGGCCATGAAAGAAACTTAAACCTAGGGAAACAGGTACATGGTTTGACAATAAAGGCAACATATGAGACTCATTTATCAGTTAGTAATGTGTTGATTTCAATGTATTCAAAATGTGAGGTTGTTGAAGATGCAAAACTGGTCTTTGAAAACATGACTGACCGCAATGTGGTCTCCTGGACAACAATGATTTCTATGAACGAAGAAGATTCTGTGTCTCTATTTAATGGGATGAGGATGGATGGAATTTATCCAAATGATGTCACATTTGTCGGATTACTACATGCCATATCAGTCAGGAATTTGGTGGAAGAAGGCAGAATGATTCATGGGTTCTGTATAAAGACAAGCTTTCTATCAGAATTGAATGTTTCTAATAGCTTCATTACCATGTATGCTAAACACGAATCAATGAAGGATTCAATGAAGGTTTTTGAGGACCTCAACTACAGAGAAACCATTTCATGGAATGCCTTAATTTCTGGGTATGCTCAAAATGGGCAGTCCCAAGAAGCGCTTCGAACATTCTTTTCAGCAATAATGGAGTCCCAGCCAAACCAATATACGTTTGGCAGCATCTTGAATGCAATTGGGGCTGCTGATGCCATTTCTTTGAGACATGGCCAACATTGTCATTCTCATATAATAAAGCTAGGACTAAATACTGATCCAATTGTATCAGGTGCTCTCCTTGACATGTATGCAAAGCGCGGTAGCATTTGTGAGTCCCAAAAAGTTTTCTGTGAAATACCTCAAAGAGGCCAAGTTGCTTGGACAGCAATAATCTCTGCTCATACAAGGCACGGGGACTATGATTCTGCGATGAGTCTTTTTGAGGAGATGGGGAGGGAAGGTGTAATACCTGACTCAATTACCTTCCTTGCTGTATTAACAGCATGTGGACGGAAGGGAATGGTTGACATGGGTCAGCAAATCTTCAACTCAATGGTCAAAGACCATCATATTGAACCAAACCCGGAGCATTATTCTTGTATAGTGGATATGTTGGGCCGGGCAGGACGACTGAAGGAAGCAGAAGAGTTTGTAGACAGGATTCCAGGACGGCCGGGAGTGTCTGTGCTGCAAAGCTTGCTTGGAGCTTGCAGGATACATGGGAATGTTGACATGGGTAGAAGGGTGGCAGATGCTTTAATGGAGATGGAACCAATGGCATCAGGTTCTTATGTACTGATTTCGAACATGTATGCTGAGAAGGGGGAATGGGAAGAGGTGGCAAAAATAAGGAAAGGGATGAAAAACAGGGGTGTGAGGAAGGAAATAGGATTCAGTTGGGTGGATGTGGGTGATGTTGACGATTCCTTGTGTTCGCACGGATTCTCCTCGGACGACATGTCTCACCCGCAATCCGAGGAGATATACAGGATGGCAGAAAGCCTAGGATCAGAAATGAAACATTTAGAGGGAGGTAGCAGTTGTAATATTGTCTCAGATGGAGAGGAATTGGAACCCCTCTATGCTGTGGgctag